A part of Odontesthes bonariensis isolate fOdoBon6 chromosome 23, fOdoBon6.hap1, whole genome shotgun sequence genomic DNA contains:
- the LOC142373872 gene encoding hydroxycarboxylic acid receptor 2-like, translating into MVPETNFTTTLNLTTPGGGGGCPPVGIQLEGVILPPVLTMDVILGLLGNMVALWIFCFKLKAWNPNTLFLFNLVIADFLALVSLPLRIDALLRGHWVFGDGMCRINLFLMFSNRTASIALMTVVAIYRYFKVVHPHHRFNRMTRRQAALVSALVWVLVISPRVPMLAYNHIKGSGDRRQCFFFTSYKEASRAIIILVAMHRVLTVVEFILPMAMLLFCSIRISSFLKQRQIGKPDKVRKAMRTCAAIVGVFVVCFLPTTVTTIGVWIIRSYRPWDCAAFYTFTQLTIVSLGLNFLNSALDPIVYVFSSSMFRKALLGAVPPALLCRRGEGEGAASSSGTQTTSQQELKSMRADRGSEASGQ; encoded by the exons ATGGTCCCGGAGACTAACTTTACCACCACCTTAAACCTCACGACTCCTGGAGGGGGTGGCGGCTGCCCACCGGTTGGCATCCAGCTGGAAGGCGTGATCCTGCCCCCGGTGCTCACCATGGACGTCAtcctggggctgctgggaaACATGGTGGCTCTGTGGATCTTCTGCTTTAAACTGAAGGCCTGGAACCCCAACACCCTGTTCCTCTTCAACCTGGTCATCGCAGACTTCCTGGCTTTAGTGAGTCTGCCGCTGAGGATCGATGCCTTGCTCAGGGGCCACTGGGTGTTTGGAGACGGCATGTGCCGGATCAACCTCTTCCTCATGTTCTCCAACCGCACAGCCAGCATCGCGCTCATGACCGTGGTGGCTATTTACCGCTACTTTAAG GTGGTCCACCCTCACCACCGCTTTAACCGTATGACCAGGCGGCAGGCGGCGCTGGTGTCGGCGCTCGTCTGGGTGCTGGTGATCAGTCCTCGGGTCCCCATGCTGGCTTACAACCACATCAAGGGGAGCGGTGACCGGCGGCAgtgcttcttcttcacctcctaCAAAGAGGCGTCCCGGGCCATCATCATCCTGGTCGCCATGCACCGCGTCCTGACCGTGGTGGAGTTCATTCTCCCGATGGCCATGCTGCTGTTCTGCTCCATCCGGATCTCCAGCTTCCTGAAGCAGCGGCAGATCGGCAAACCCGACAAGGTGCGCAAGGCCATGCGAACGTGCGCCGCCATCGTGGGGGTGTTCGTGGTCTGCTTCCTGCCCACCACAGTGACCACCATCGGGGTGTGGATCATCCGCTCGTACCGCCCCTGGGACTGCGCCGCCTTCTACACCTTCACGCAGCTCACCATCGTGTCTTTGGGTCTGAACTTCCTCAACTCGGCCCTGGACCCCATCGTCTACGTTTTCTCCAGCTCCATGTTCAGGAAGGCTCTGCTGGGGGCCGTGCCCCCCGCCCTGCTCTGCAGACGGGGTGAAGGCGAGGGCGCGGCGTCCTCTTCAGGGACTCAGACAACCTCCCAGCAGGAACTAAAATCCATGAGAGCCGACAGAGGCAGCGAGGCCTCGGGGCAATGA